The genomic interval TCGAATGGCACGACGCCTTCATCAGGTCCACCGAGCGAAATGAATACGGAGTCCTGGTGGATCTTGATGACTTGACCGTGAACGCGAGCACCATCGGCGAGTGGTTCTTTGCGGTCAGGCATCCCGGCTTGACCGGACAGAAAACCATCCAGGTCGGCCGCTGCCAACTCGGCTTCCAACTCCGCTTCTAAATCAGCGCTCAAACCGGCGCGCAAACTGGGCAGGGCGACTTTGGATTTGGTGGGTGCCGCCGCGGGTTTGGCCACCGCATCATCACTCTCACCTTGCAGCCTGGGACGCGGTGGTTTCTTTTTGCTTTTGCCACTTGGCTTTGCCGCAGCAGCTCCGCTTGCCAGTTGCTCCGTCGAAGCAACCGGTGAGGCGGGCTTGGCGACGCCCAGGCCACGTGCGGCGAGCGGTCCGACGCCACGCGCTGCCACTGACGCGGGCTTGGCAGCCTGCGCGTCATTGGCCGCTGAGTCATCGGCCGCTGAGTCATTGGGCTCCAGAGTGGGTTCGATTGCACTGGAACCCTCTTGTGGGGATTCAGCAGCCGCTTGGTCTACCGGCGTTTGAGTCTCGATTGGAGATTCCGAGGCGGGTGCGACGGTTGAGTTCTCAGTCGCAGATTGTTCTTCATTGCCCATCGGTGTTCAGTGGCGTTCTTGAACGAGTGATTGGAAAGGAGCCAAGCCGGATCAGGCCCCCATCACGAACGCTCGTCCGCTGGGCACCCTTTTTGGCGTGCATGTCAATTCAGCAGTCTAGCACTCATATCATCCGATCGGTAGTCTTGGCCTTGGTCAGGACTACATCAATTGTTGGAAGAAATACGATGCCAAGGCTTGCCGACTTTGCCCACTCACTCCTTGACAGGTTCAGCGGCCCTCTGCGAGATGCTGTCATCGATGCCAAAACCCCGTCCTTGGGCGACGGACCACGCAACGAGAACTTGATCGGCTGGTTGACCGGTCGGTCGACATTTCCTGAAAAAACGCCTTGGCCATCGGATCCTGGCTCCCTGGGGCTGACACGCAATGCCCACCAGCCTTTCCTGAGCGGCATGTGGCTCCTGGCCGGAGACATCGACCGAAGCCATACGATCAGCCAAGACATCCCGACTTCCGAAGGCAGCTTCCTGCACGGAATCATGCACCGCCGAGAAGGCGACTTTGGCAACGCGAAGTATTGGTTCCGCCGAGTCGGCCGCCACAGCGTCTTGGATCAAATCGAAGCAGAAACCGGGGGCGTCTATCGCGATCCGTTTGACTTCGTCGACGCGTGCAGTGACGCGTCGATGAAGTCGTCTGGTGGTCGAGGTCAATCCGCACCGCAGAATGACGCCGAACTGATCTCCGCCCAGTGGATCGAGTGGCAGGCGTTGATGAACTACATCACCACGATCGACTAGGTCAGCCTGGAAAGGCTGACGTACATGAAGCCGCGATCTAGAACAACATCGCGCTGTCCAGGAGCTCCAGCAACGCCGAGTCGTTCGCTTCGTCTTTGTCGTCGATCTGCACATCCGACAACGACACCAACTCTCGTTCGCCGGCGGCACGCCGGAATCGAAGCTCGTTGATCACGCCCAACGCATCCAAAGCGGTGACGATGTTGTTGCCGTTTGTATCGACAAATCCGGGGAAGACTGTTTCAACGGAGGGCGACTGGCCGCTGCCATTCCTGCCGATGAAGTTGATGATCTTCAACGCGTCCAACGCAGCGACTTCGCCGTTGCGGTCGACATCCATCGGGTTGCTTTGGTTGAAATAAGGCGTCGAACCCAGTTGCACTTCGATGGTGAAATCCAAGCGACTGAACAGTTCCAATGGGCCGAACTCAAAAGCACGCAAAGTCAATGGGTATTGCCCGACGTCGTCCGGTGTCGCCAAGCCGGTCAGCACCGCGACAGGATCGGCACCCGATTCCAGCTCCACTTCGGGATCAAACGTCAACCAGCTTGGAACTTTTCCTTGGGCATCAAAGATCGTGACCTGGAACGGATTGCCCTCCGGATCGACGATGAAATCGTTGGGAATCACATAAGTGAATGTTTCACCACTGGATACCGGATCAAACGAAAGTGTGCCGCCGAACTGAGGAGGCTCATTGACGTCATTAAGCACGATGTTGATCACGCGCTCGCTCGTTCCACCGTTTCCGTCACTAGCCATGACATTCAAAGTCATGAACTCCCCTGACTCAAAGTCGAGGGTCACCCCGTCGGCGACAGACAGAACATGCGTATCGGGATCCAACGTGAACAAAGCAGCCGCGGTTCCGCCAGTGATCGTCGTTGTCACATCATCGTTGACGTCAGGATCGGTCACCAACAAAGTTTGAACACTTGAACCCGCAGGTGCGTTTTCTGAGATGTTGATCTCGCTCGACAGAATTTGCGGATCGTCATTGGAGTCGGTCAGCTCAACTCGAATCGATTGAGTGTTCGTTGGCGAGCCACCGGTATTATCGACGACTTCGAAAACAAGGTTCAACGATCGACGCGTTTCGAAATCCAAATTCGCGCCCGGGGCAACGCTGAGCGTATTGGTTGCTCCATCGAACTGGAACAAGTCCCCGTCGAGGTCCGGCAACAGCGAGATGCCATAATCGGCCGGCGTGTTCTCAGGGTCGGTCAGCGAAAACTGAGCCACTTGTGTACCCGCGGCGGTGTTCTCAGGGAACAGAACCGTGGTCGGCGATATCACTGCCGTTTCATTGACATCGAAAAGCGTGACGGTGATGTCTGCGGAATCCGCCAGCGGAGGCGTGCCGTTATCGATCACATCAACCGACACAAAATAAGTAGCACGTTGTTCAAAGTCCAACGTGACACCATTGGCCGTTCTCAGATTGCCTTGGTTGTCGATTTGAAACAAATTCGCATCGGAGCCACCGGAAATCACGTACCGCAACGTTTGTCCGACGTCCGGGTCGCTGGCAACCACGCGACCAATGTTCGGCAGGTTTTCACTGACGAACAAACTGGTGGTGGAGATCACCGGGGCATCGTTTTGATTGATCAAGTTGACGCGCTGAGTGATGGTGGTGGTCAAGGACGGCGAACCGCTATCTGACACTTCCACCTCCAAGTCGACGAACGGCCTGGTCTCAAAATCCAACTGAGCGGAATCGGCAATCGTCAGCAATCCCGATTGCGGATGGATGCTGAACAAGGGCGGCTGAATCGATGAAATCAGCGTGTATGTCAACGTTTGATTCTGTTGCGTATCCGGGTCGAACGCTTCGACTTGCCCGACCGCTGTTCCATTCGCTGTTCCTTCCGGGACCGAGAACGGCGACGTCACCACAATCGGTGCTTCATTCACGTCCACCAACGTCAGTCGCACAGGCACGGCAACTTCCGCGCCCAAATCGTCGGTGAGGATGACTGGTATTTCCAACGTCGGTGTGGCTTCAAAGTCCAACACTCCGACCACGGAGACGACACCGGTAACCGGATCAACCGCAAGTGGCGAATTCGGATCGTCGATGCGATAGCTGACCGTGCTGCCGTCCGGGTCGACACCGCTGATCGCTCCCAGCTCAAGACCCAGCGGCTGGTTTTCCTCCAACGTCAAGGTAAGCGGAGCACCCTCGGGCAATCGGTTCGGTCCTACGATGTAGTTCTCGTATCGCGTCACCGGAACAGCCAGGGTTTGTGCGCCGATCAAGACCATCGGAGGATCATTGATGTCGGCCGGCAACGGGGTCTCGTAGCGGACCGAGTAATTTGCACGCGGCAGATTCTCGATCTCAAAATTCCCGTTCGCGTCGGTCACCGTACTGGGCTCGCGTTGACGATATTCCAGGCTATCCAGCAGACCGAACGGATACCCTGTCACGACATTGCCATTGGCATCGACAAATTGTGACTCCGCAAACGCTTCGATGTAGGCGATCTGATCCGTCTGCGTGGAAACCGTCAAACGCTGGCGTTGACTATTGATCAGACCAAAAGAAACCGTTGTGGCCAACAGGTTGCCATCGGCATCGAACGCATTCAATCGGATATACGTCGGCAGCGAGGTGAATGATCCGCTGATCGCCGTGATTGAAACGGCATTGACCGGTCGATAAAACTCTGCGTGCAGCTTACGGGAATCAGAAAAATCAGTGAGGCCGATATAGGAAAAGACCCGATTGCTGGTCGCGCTGCCAATGAACGATTCAGCATCCGGTTCGATCTCCAGCCCCAGGAAACCGATCGTGTCATTGGTTGCCGTCAGGGTGACACCAGGATACGCATTGGTCAAATCTGCCCCGATGGGAAAACTATCCGGTTCCACACGGTAGATCAAATTGTCCTGCTGGCCGTTGCCGTTGATGTCCAAGTGGACGGAGACACCCGCGGCTGGTTGTGGCAACTGT from Stieleria varia carries:
- a CDS encoding cadherin domain-containing protein — its product is MKALKSFRRSKRDKLAQQHRRRRQQRFQHLESRQLLASLAGEVWADVNANGVRDPQESAAANVRVYVDVNDDAQADITEPFTTTDTLGRYVLDNLQAGSHVVRIDVSGDSVQTSPRAYFGTANVVGSNATQLLSMTESGVVHPIGIASGSKIDGIIRTNAGVLMGVNSQTNEIVLLDSNTGVQTVLATHQDDLVAGLAYDRVGDRVFAVGRAGLSTDLRTLYEVDQNDGSLTALGAGLTGLSNISDLAYDASANRIVGFDDTTDQFFAFTTTGFGSMLATADRSLNGMSLAFNGTSFVMFDADSPQKTSIITVNPDTGVTSAFINSSSPVDATGLFFGTTGDVARRVTVAATDDLTGLDFGVLSTADRFGTAAFNGMFINELLVGRAFFNTPDEQIIELRGPANSQIPDGTYFVVTHDNSTSNNGEIANVIDLSGQTFGQNGFLVIAPANSPYSIDLDASVLRSTGNDFAGLPGGIYQGLTDSIDQSARSHSFFLVTASFAPTVGSDIDADNNGVADGIFDGWNVHDSISMLSTTSLSTVAYGQIVFAEDNFSAPTVTIPSGANLVVSPGYGYAARAGDSVGSDPDDWIVSSLTQESILNQPLAYELAHSQNEPTQSVFIGRNLDHFGDSNFVGGVRGSVIREPMPGDAEQLPQPAAGVSVHLDINGNGQQDNLIYRVEPDSFPIGADLTNAYPGVTLTATNDTIGFLGLEIEPDAESFIGSATSNRVFSYIGLTDFSDSRKLHAEFYRPVNAVSITAISGSFTSLPTYIRLNAFDADGNLLATTVSFGLINSQRQRLTVSTQTDQIAYIEAFAESQFVDANGNVVTGYPFGLLDSLEYRQREPSTVTDANGNFEIENLPRANYSVRYETPLPADINDPPMVLIGAQTLAVPVTRYENYIVGPNRLPEGAPLTLTLEENQPLGLELGAISGVDPDGSTVSYRIDDPNSPLAVDPVTGVVSVVGVLDFEATPTLEIPVILTDDLGAEVAVPVRLTLVDVNEAPIVVTSPFSVPEGTANGTAVGQVEAFDPDTQQNQTLTYTLISSIQPPLFSIHPQSGLLTIADSAQLDFETRPFVDLEVEVSDSGSPSLTTTITQRVNLINQNDAPVISTTSLFVSENLPNIGRVVASDPDVGQTLRYVISGGSDANLFQIDNQGNLRTANGVTLDFEQRATYFVSVDVIDNGTPPLADSADITVTLFDVNETAVISPTTVLFPENTAAGTQVAQFSLTDPENTPADYGISLLPDLDGDLFQFDGATNTLSVAPGANLDFETRRSLNLVFEVVDNTGGSPTNTQSIRVELTDSNDDPQILSSEINISENAPAGSSVQTLLVTDPDVNDDVTTTITGGTAAALFTLDPDTHVLSVADGVTLDFESGEFMTLNVMASDGNGGTSERVINIVLNDVNEPPQFGGTLSFDPVSSGETFTYVIPNDFIVDPEGNPFQVTIFDAQGKVPSWLTFDPEVELESGADPVAVLTGLATPDDVGQYPLTLRAFEFGPLELFSRLDFTIEVQLGSTPYFNQSNPMDVDRNGEVAALDALKIINFIGRNGSGQSPSVETVFPGFVDTNGNNIVTALDALGVINELRFRRAAGERELVSLSDVQIDDKDEANDSALLELLDSAMLF